From Glycine soja cultivar W05 chromosome 4, ASM419377v2, whole genome shotgun sequence, the proteins below share one genomic window:
- the LOC114410841 gene encoding uncharacterized protein LOC114410841, which produces MGDIQDTNRGPTNQGPNLYEKTTKLEDTLTQFMLVSLLNHKSTESTIKNLEVQVGQLAKQFVEKSTGSFVANTEKNPKEECKAIFTRSQRRESSEKETRVEGVLEDTKSQLAWEARKKVPSIPVKEASYPLVLSKKENEQYFAHFLDIFKKLEISIPFGEALQQMALDTKFLKDLLTKKRKYINNESIMVEGNCSAMIQRILPQKFNDPGSVTIPCSIGDVLVGKAPTDTSPIELGKSI; this is translated from the exons ATGGGGGACATTCAGGATACCAACAGGGG GCCTACCAATCAAGGGCCTAATCTTTATGAGAAGACCACCAAACTAGAAGACactttgactcagtttatgtTGGTTTCTCTATTAAATCACAAGAGCACTGAGTCAACCATCAAGAATCTAGAGGTACAAGTGGGTCAATTAGCTAAGCAATTTGTTGAAAAGTCCACGGGCAGTTTTGTGGCCAACACGGAgaagaatcccaaggaggaatgcaaggcAATTTTCACTAGGAGTCAGAGGAGGGAGAGTTCTGAGAAGGAAACAAGAGTTGAGGGAGTATTGGAGGAT ACTAAGAGTCAGTTGGCTTGGGAGGCTAGAAAGAAGGTACCATCAATCCCAGTGAAGGAGGCCTCATATCCCTTAGTGCTGTCAAAGAAAGAGAATGAACAATATTTTGCTCATTTTCttgacatcttcaagaagcTGGAGATCAGCATCCCCTTTGGAGAGGCCCTACAACAGATGGCTTTGGATACCAAATTCCTGAAGGATCTTCtcacaaagaaaaggaaatatatCAACAATGAGAGCATcatggtggaaggaaattgtagtgctaTGATCCAAAGGATTCTACCACAGAAATTCAATGACCCAGGAAGTGTAACCATCCCATGCTCTATTGGGGATGTGTTAGTGGGTAAAGCTCCCACTGACACATCCCCAATAGAACTGGGAAagagtatctaa